A window from Rhineura floridana isolate rRhiFlo1 chromosome 17, rRhiFlo1.hap2, whole genome shotgun sequence encodes these proteins:
- the ATPAF2 gene encoding ATP synthase mitochondrial F1 complex assembly factor 2: MWCGGLQRLSSNCSFVVQRLCPTALAQGAVFFRVMSRRLYTPQAERKRFYQNVSISQGEGGFEISLDHRKLKTPQGKLFVVPSETLALAVATEWDSQRDTIKLYSMHLTTLCNTALDNPSQRSKDQLIRAAVKFLETDSICYRVEEPPALVELQQNEWDPIIEWAEKRYDVTIGSSTSIMGPSIPQTTKDTFSSHLASYNSWALQGIEYMITQLKSLILSMGLLDKRLTVEQAVLLSRLEEEYQIQHWGNVEWAHDYDMYELRARTAAATLFVHLCTENSTVKQKLLQD; encoded by the exons ATGTGGTGTGGGGGGTTACAGCGCCTGTCATCCAACTGCTCTTTTGTGGTTCAGCGCCTTTGTCCAACTGCCCTTGCACAAGGTGCAGTGTTTTTCCGAGTGATGTCAAGGCGGTTGTATACACCACAAGCAG aAAGGAAGAGGTTTTACCAGAATGTTAGCATCTCCCAAGGTGAAG GTGGCTTTGAAATCAGCTTGGACCACCGGAAGCTGAAAACCCCTCAAGGCAAGCTCTTTGTGGTGCCCAGCGAAACCCTGGCTCTGGCCGTGGCGACTGAGTGGGACTCTCAGCGGGACACCATCAAATTGTACAGCATGCATCTG ACTACCTTGTGCAACACGGCTTTGGACAACCCATCACAGCGAAGCAAAGATCAGCTCATCCGGGCAGCGGTGAAGTTCTTGGAGACGGATTCAATCTG CTACCGGGTGGAAGAGCCGCCTGCCTTGgtggaactgcagcagaatgagtGGGATCCCATAATTGAGTGGGCCGAGAAAAG GTATGATGTTACAATTGGCTCCTCCACCAGCATCATGGGCCCCAGCATCCCGCAAACCACGAAGGACACCTTCTCCAGCCACCTGGCATCGTATAACAGCTGGGCCCTTCAAG GCATAGAGTACATGATCACTCAGCTAAAGTCTCTGATTCTCTCGATGGGCCTGCTTGACAAACGCCTCACAGTCGAGCAAGCTGTCCTGCTATCTCGTCTGGAGGAAGAATACCAG aTCCAGCACTGGGGGAACGTGGAGTGGGCCCATGACTATGACATGTACGAGCTGCGTGCCCGCACGGCCGCTGCCACCCTTTTTGTTCATCTCTGCACAGAGAATTCTACTGTCAAGCAGAAGCTGCTGCAGGACTGA